A genomic region of Larus michahellis chromosome 21, bLarMic1.1, whole genome shotgun sequence contains the following coding sequences:
- the MDM4 gene encoding protein Mdm4 isoform X2, with the protein MTSSSSAQHPAAENACRITLGQVNQVRPKLPLLKILQAAGAQGETFTLKEVMHYLGQYIMVRQLYDKRQQHMVYCGGDQLGELLGLESFSVKDPSPVYDMLKRNLTSAAMADAAQNLAKEQSVDKPSQDQLKFSRQEGSDTGVMDGESNASALSTSEQKCENYEDKDLIENLSKSKKPKLDLVFEEWDVAGLPWWFLGNLRSNYKSRSNGSTDIQTNQDIDTAVVSDTTDDLWFLNECPSDQSSAAVKGETVDCEEVKEGDKKVTEDACLHDFEDSQCLSDDTDTEATSEDCWQCTKCKKFNSPGKRYCYRCWALRKDWYSDCPKLAHSLSLSDIDAMQNKNDDEGIDVPDCRRTISAPVGQPKDLYMVENKSHVDPCSSIESLDLARECESKESLLRFTEHKKEEEIQSLESIKKLLNPCFLCHHRPRDGNIVHGRTAHLVACFSPMSSVHNFGGTCPTLAQNLVCQLD; encoded by the exons ATGACATCTTCAAGCTCTGCCCAGCATCCCGCAGCTGAGAATGCCTGCAGAATCACACTTGGACAAGTTAACCAG gTGCGACCCAAACTGCCGCTTCTGAAGATTCTGCAGGCTGCAGGTGCCCAAGGTGAAACCTTCACACTGAAGGAG GTTATGCATTACCTAGGACAGTATATAATGGTGAGGCAGCTATATGACAAAAGACAGCAACACATGGTCTATTGTGGAGGAGATCAGCTGGGAGAACTGCTGGGACTGGAGAGCTTCTCTGTAAAAGATCCAAG CCCAGTCTATGACATGTTGAAGCGGAACCTGACTTCTGCTGCAATGGCAG ATGCTGCACAGAATCTCGCAAAGGAACAGAGCGTCGATAAGCCAAGCCAAGACCAGCTGAAG TTTAGCCGACAAGAAGGTTCTGACACTGGCGTCATGGACGGTGAAAGCAATGCTTCTGCTTTGTCTACCTCAGAGCAAAAATGTGAGAATTACGAAG ACAAAGACTTAATAGAAAACCTCTCTAAAAGCAAGAAGCCTAAACTGGACCTAGTGTTTGAGGAATGGGATGTAGCTGGTCTTCCATGGTGGTTTTTAGGCAACCTCAGAAGCAATTACAAGTCCAGAAGTAATGGATCAACAGATATTCAGACTAACCAG GACATAGACACTGCCGTTGTTTCAGATACTACTGATGACTTGTGGTTCCTCAACGAATGCCCGTCGGATCAGAGCAGTGCTGCAGTCAAGGGGGAAACGGTTGACTGCGAGGAAGTGAAAGAAGGTGACAAAAAG GTGACTGAGGATGCATGTTTGCATGACTTTGAGGATTCTCAATGCTTAAGTGATGACACAGATACAGAAGCTACTTCTGAG GACTGCTGGCAATGTACCAAATGCAAGAAATTTAACTCTCCAGGCAAACGGTACTGTTACCGCTGCTGGGCCTTACGGAAAGACTGGTACTCAGATTGTCCCAAACTGGCtcattctctttctctgtccGACATTGATGctatgcaaaacaaaaatgatgaTGAAGGGATAGATGTGCCGGACTGCCGAAGGACTATTTCTGCTCCAGTTGGCCAACCCAAAGACCTGTACATGGTAGAAAACAAATCGCACGTAGATCCCTGCAGTTCTATTGAGTCTTTGGATTTGGCACGAGAATGTGAAAGCAAGGAGTCTCTGTTGCGTTTCACTGAgcataaaaaggaggaagaaatacagtCTTTAGAGAGTATAAAAAAATTACTCAATCCTTGCTTCTTATGCCATCATAGACCGCGGGATGGGAATATTGTCCATGGAAGGACTGCTCACCTTGTGGCCTGTTTCAG TCCTATGTCATCTGTGCATAACTTTGGTGGAACCTGTCCAACGTTAGCACAGAACCTGGTCTGCCAGCTGGATTAA
- the MDM4 gene encoding protein Mdm4 isoform X1, which yields MTSSSSAQHPAAENACRITLGQVNQVRPKLPLLKILQAAGAQGETFTLKEVMHYLGQYIMVRQLYDKRQQHMVYCGGDQLGELLGLESFSVKDPSPVYDMLKRNLTSAAMADAAQNLAKEQSVDKPSQDQLKFSRQEGSDTGVMDGESNASALSTSEQKCENYEDKDLIENLSKSKKPKLDLVFEEWDVAGLPWWFLGNLRSNYKSRSNGSTDIQTNQDIDTAVVSDTTDDLWFLNECPSDQSSAAVKGETVDCEEVKEGDKKVTEDACLHDFEDSQCLSDDTDTEATSEDCWQCTKCKKFNSPGKRYCYRCWALRKDWYSDCPKLAHSLSLSDIDAMQNKNDDEGIDVPDCRRTISAPVGQPKDLYMVENKSHVDPCSSIESLDLARECESKESLLRFTEHKKEEEIQSLESIKKLLNPCFLCHHRPRDGNIVHGRTAHLVACFRCAKMLKKKRSPCPVCRKEIEMVIRIFMG from the exons ATGACATCTTCAAGCTCTGCCCAGCATCCCGCAGCTGAGAATGCCTGCAGAATCACACTTGGACAAGTTAACCAG gTGCGACCCAAACTGCCGCTTCTGAAGATTCTGCAGGCTGCAGGTGCCCAAGGTGAAACCTTCACACTGAAGGAG GTTATGCATTACCTAGGACAGTATATAATGGTGAGGCAGCTATATGACAAAAGACAGCAACACATGGTCTATTGTGGAGGAGATCAGCTGGGAGAACTGCTGGGACTGGAGAGCTTCTCTGTAAAAGATCCAAG CCCAGTCTATGACATGTTGAAGCGGAACCTGACTTCTGCTGCAATGGCAG ATGCTGCACAGAATCTCGCAAAGGAACAGAGCGTCGATAAGCCAAGCCAAGACCAGCTGAAG TTTAGCCGACAAGAAGGTTCTGACACTGGCGTCATGGACGGTGAAAGCAATGCTTCTGCTTTGTCTACCTCAGAGCAAAAATGTGAGAATTACGAAG ACAAAGACTTAATAGAAAACCTCTCTAAAAGCAAGAAGCCTAAACTGGACCTAGTGTTTGAGGAATGGGATGTAGCTGGTCTTCCATGGTGGTTTTTAGGCAACCTCAGAAGCAATTACAAGTCCAGAAGTAATGGATCAACAGATATTCAGACTAACCAG GACATAGACACTGCCGTTGTTTCAGATACTACTGATGACTTGTGGTTCCTCAACGAATGCCCGTCGGATCAGAGCAGTGCTGCAGTCAAGGGGGAAACGGTTGACTGCGAGGAAGTGAAAGAAGGTGACAAAAAG GTGACTGAGGATGCATGTTTGCATGACTTTGAGGATTCTCAATGCTTAAGTGATGACACAGATACAGAAGCTACTTCTGAG GACTGCTGGCAATGTACCAAATGCAAGAAATTTAACTCTCCAGGCAAACGGTACTGTTACCGCTGCTGGGCCTTACGGAAAGACTGGTACTCAGATTGTCCCAAACTGGCtcattctctttctctgtccGACATTGATGctatgcaaaacaaaaatgatgaTGAAGGGATAGATGTGCCGGACTGCCGAAGGACTATTTCTGCTCCAGTTGGCCAACCCAAAGACCTGTACATGGTAGAAAACAAATCGCACGTAGATCCCTGCAGTTCTATTGAGTCTTTGGATTTGGCACGAGAATGTGAAAGCAAGGAGTCTCTGTTGCGTTTCACTGAgcataaaaaggaggaagaaatacagtCTTTAGAGAGTATAAAAAAATTACTCAATCCTTGCTTCTTATGCCATCATAGACCGCGGGATGGGAATATTGTCCATGGAAGGACTGCTCACCTTGTGGCCTGTTTCAGGTGTGCAAAGATGCTGAAGAAAAAGAGATCACCTTGCCCAGTGTGCAGGAAAGAGATTGAGATGGTGATCAGGATCTTTATGGGGTAG